Proteins encoded by one window of Luteimonas yindakuii:
- the ftsA gene encoding cell division protein FtsA, which produces MNRKGDKALIVGLDIGTSKVVALVGEYSPGNPIEVIGIGSHESRGLKRGVVVDIESTVQSIQRAIEEAELMAGCEIRSVYASISGNHVQCKNSPGIVPIRDGEVTWADLDRVLDAAKAVAIPADQKILHAIPREYVLDDSQEGIRNPVGMTGVRLEVHAHLVVCAQSAAANISKCVQRCGLQIDDLVLSSLASSTAVLTADERELGVVLVDIGAGTTDLAVFVQGAISHTSSLPIAGDKVTEDIAHMLRTPTPEAEQIKVRYACALAQLATSEESIQVPSVGDRPPRRLPRQSLAQAVQARYEEIFEMVQAELRRSGFEQHVRAGMVLTGGAAKMEGVVELAEEMLQMPVRVGIPQHVTGLGEVVGNPVHATGVGLLLMGSQIEHPRRPVIPTGRAGSFFKKLKEWYRGEF; this is translated from the coding sequence ATGAACCGCAAAGGCGACAAGGCCCTGATCGTCGGCCTCGACATCGGCACCTCCAAGGTGGTGGCGCTGGTGGGCGAGTACTCCCCCGGCAACCCGATCGAGGTGATCGGCATCGGCAGCCATGAATCGCGCGGGTTGAAGCGCGGCGTGGTGGTCGATATCGAATCCACCGTGCAGTCGATCCAGCGCGCGATCGAGGAAGCCGAGCTGATGGCCGGCTGCGAGATCCGCTCGGTGTACGCATCGATCTCCGGAAACCACGTGCAGTGCAAGAACTCGCCGGGCATCGTGCCGATCCGCGATGGCGAGGTGACCTGGGCCGACCTCGACCGCGTGCTCGACGCCGCCAAGGCGGTGGCGATCCCGGCCGACCAGAAGATCCTGCACGCGATCCCGCGCGAATACGTGCTCGACGATTCGCAGGAAGGCATCCGCAATCCCGTCGGCATGACCGGCGTGCGCCTGGAGGTGCACGCGCACCTGGTGGTGTGCGCGCAGTCGGCTGCCGCCAACATCTCCAAGTGCGTGCAGCGCTGCGGGCTGCAGATCGACGACCTGGTGCTGTCGTCCCTGGCCTCGTCGACCGCGGTGCTGACCGCCGACGAGCGCGAGCTCGGCGTGGTGCTGGTCGACATCGGCGCCGGCACCACCGATCTCGCGGTGTTCGTGCAGGGCGCGATCTCGCACACCTCGTCGCTGCCGATCGCCGGCGACAAGGTCACCGAGGACATCGCGCACATGCTGCGCACGCCGACGCCGGAAGCCGAGCAGATCAAGGTGCGCTACGCCTGCGCGCTGGCGCAGCTGGCCACCAGCGAGGAATCGATCCAGGTGCCGTCGGTCGGCGACCGCCCGCCGCGGCGCCTGCCGCGGCAGTCGCTGGCGCAGGCGGTGCAGGCACGCTACGAGGAGATCTTCGAGATGGTGCAGGCCGAACTGCGCCGCTCGGGCTTCGAGCAGCACGTGCGCGCCGGCATGGTCCTGACCGGCGGCGCCGCGAAGATGGAAGGCGTGGTCGAGCTCGCCGAGGAGATGCTGCAGATGCCGGTGCGGGTGGGCATCCCGCAGCACGTGACCGGCCTGGGCGAAGTGGTCGGCAACCCGGTGCATGCCACCGGCGTCGGCCTGCTGCTGATGGGAAGCCAGATCGAACATCCCCGTCGCCCGGTGATCCCGACCGGGCGTGCAGGCAGCTTCTTCAAGAAGTTGAAGGAGTGGTACCGGGGCGAGTTCTGA
- the ftsZ gene encoding cell division protein FtsZ has product MAHFELVEKMAPNAVIKVIGVGGGGGNAVAHMVSSSVDGVEFITANTDSQAIKNCGAKLQLQLGGNVTKGLGAGANPEVGRQAALEDREIIMDALQGADMVFITAGMGGGTGTGAAPVVAQLAKEMGILTVAVVTKPFPFEGRRRMQVALKGIEDLSQHVDSLITIPNEKLITVLGRNATMIQAFRAANDVLLGAVQGIADLIVRPGLINVDFADVRTVMSEMGLAMMGTGHARGDDRAQAAAESAIQNPLLDDVNLAGANGILVNITAGPDFTMSEFDEVGRTVENFASEDATVVIGTVLDPDMQDEVRVTVVATGLNRASARAGVRGSDHAGEQVRRPQVQLIHTQAKRDGTTGLAIDDAVAGQAPSIASALRGRSVAAEESSKPAVADFGSDSSYLDIPAFLRRQAD; this is encoded by the coding sequence ATGGCGCATTTCGAACTGGTAGAGAAGATGGCACCCAATGCCGTCATCAAGGTCATTGGCGTGGGCGGTGGCGGTGGCAACGCCGTGGCCCACATGGTCAGCAGCAGCGTGGACGGGGTGGAGTTCATCACCGCTAATACCGACTCGCAGGCGATCAAGAACTGCGGCGCGAAGCTGCAGCTGCAGCTCGGCGGCAACGTCACCAAGGGCCTGGGTGCGGGCGCGAACCCGGAGGTCGGCCGTCAGGCCGCACTGGAAGACCGCGAGATCATCATGGACGCGCTGCAGGGCGCCGACATGGTGTTCATCACCGCCGGCATGGGCGGCGGCACCGGCACCGGTGCGGCACCGGTGGTGGCGCAGCTGGCCAAGGAGATGGGCATCCTGACCGTCGCCGTGGTCACCAAGCCGTTCCCGTTCGAGGGCCGCCGCCGCATGCAGGTAGCGCTGAAGGGCATCGAGGACCTGTCGCAGCACGTCGATTCGCTGATCACCATCCCCAACGAGAAGCTGATCACCGTGCTCGGCCGCAACGCCACGATGATCCAGGCGTTCCGTGCCGCCAACGACGTGCTGCTGGGCGCCGTGCAGGGCATCGCCGACCTGATCGTGCGTCCGGGCCTGATCAACGTCGACTTCGCCGACGTGCGCACCGTCATGTCCGAAATGGGCCTGGCGATGATGGGCACCGGCCACGCCCGCGGCGACGACCGCGCGCAGGCGGCCGCTGAGTCGGCGATCCAGAACCCGCTGCTCGACGACGTCAACCTCGCCGGCGCCAACGGCATCCTGGTCAACATCACCGCCGGCCCGGACTTCACCATGTCGGAGTTCGACGAGGTCGGTCGCACCGTGGAAAACTTCGCCAGCGAGGACGCGACCGTCGTCATCGGCACCGTGCTCGATCCGGACATGCAGGACGAAGTGCGCGTCACCGTGGTCGCCACCGGCCTCAACCGCGCGAGCGCCCGTGCCGGCGTGCGTGGCAGTGACCATGCCGGCGAGCAGGTGCGTCGCCCGCAGGTGCAGCTGATCCACACCCAGGCCAAGCGCGACGGCACCACGGGCCTGGCGATCGACGATGCGGTTGCAGGCCAGGCGCCGAGCATCGCCTCGGCCCTGCGTGGCCGCAGCGTTGCCGCGGAGGAATCGTCGAAGCCGGCCGTGGCCGATTTCGGCAGCGACAGCAGCTACCTGGATATTCCTGCGTTCCTGCGTCGTCAGGCCGACTGA
- the murC gene encoding UDP-N-acetylmuramate--L-alanine ligase, which yields MIRRLLDARLLSGAELARAYGRVHFVGIGGAGMSGIAEVLNTLGYNVSGSDLADNAVTRRLQALGIRVHRGHAANNVQGTDCVVISSAIRADNPELVEARARRIPVVPRAEMLAELMRLKRGIAVAGTHGKTTTTSLTASVLAEGGMDPTFVIGGQLLAAGANARLGGGDWLVAEADESDGSFLRLNPLVAVVTNIDADHLENYGGDFARVQAAFSEFLHRLPFYGLAVLCIDDPEVARLAEETPRHVTTYGFSDDADVRAEDVVQHGPRMCFTLCLPDGSRTPATLALPGRHNVQNALAAASVGWQVGVDPARIVQALEKFQGIGRRFNLLAELTTAQGATVQLVDDYGHHPKELKAVFEAARGGWPEKRLVVAFQPHRYSRTRDLLDDFAAVLSDVDVLVLTEVYAAGEAPLANADSRALARAIRARGRLDPVVVDDTDELRAVLPDVLADGDLLLVMGAGDIGHAAQQLALEGFPEAAR from the coding sequence ATGATCCGTCGCCTGCTCGACGCCCGCCTGCTGTCCGGCGCCGAACTCGCGCGTGCCTACGGGCGGGTGCATTTCGTCGGCATCGGCGGCGCCGGCATGAGCGGCATCGCCGAGGTGCTCAACACGCTGGGCTACAACGTGTCGGGTTCCGACCTCGCCGACAACGCGGTGACGCGTCGCCTGCAGGCGCTCGGCATCCGCGTGCATCGCGGGCATGCCGCCAACAACGTGCAGGGCACCGACTGCGTGGTGATCTCCAGCGCGATCCGGGCCGACAACCCGGAACTGGTGGAAGCGCGTGCGCGCCGCATCCCGGTGGTGCCGCGTGCGGAGATGCTGGCCGAACTGATGCGCCTGAAGCGCGGCATCGCGGTCGCCGGCACCCACGGCAAGACCACCACCACCTCGTTGACGGCCAGCGTGCTGGCCGAGGGCGGCATGGACCCGACCTTCGTCATCGGCGGGCAGCTGCTGGCCGCCGGCGCCAATGCGCGTCTGGGCGGCGGTGACTGGCTGGTGGCCGAGGCAGACGAGAGCGACGGCAGCTTCCTGCGGCTGAACCCGCTGGTGGCGGTGGTCACCAATATCGATGCCGACCACCTCGAGAACTACGGTGGCGATTTCGCGCGCGTGCAGGCGGCGTTCTCCGAATTCCTGCACCGGCTGCCGTTCTACGGGCTGGCGGTGCTGTGCATCGACGATCCCGAAGTCGCGCGGCTGGCCGAGGAGACTCCGCGCCACGTGACCACCTACGGCTTCAGCGACGACGCCGACGTGCGCGCCGAGGACGTGGTGCAGCATGGCCCGCGCATGTGCTTCACGCTGTGCCTGCCCGATGGCAGCCGCACGCCGGCGACGCTGGCACTGCCCGGCCGCCACAACGTGCAGAACGCGCTGGCGGCGGCGTCCGTGGGCTGGCAGGTCGGTGTGGACCCGGCGCGCATCGTGCAGGCGCTGGAGAAGTTCCAGGGCATCGGCCGCCGCTTCAACCTGCTGGCCGAACTCACCACCGCGCAGGGCGCGACGGTGCAGCTGGTCGACGACTACGGCCACCACCCGAAGGAACTCAAGGCGGTGTTCGAGGCCGCTCGCGGCGGGTGGCCGGAGAAGCGACTGGTGGTGGCCTTCCAGCCGCACCGCTACAGCCGCACCCGCGACCTCCTCGATGACTTCGCCGCGGTGCTGTCCGATGTCGACGTGCTGGTGCTGACCGAGGTCTATGCCGCCGGCGAGGCGCCGCTGGCGAATGCCGATTCGCGGGCGCTGGCACGTGCGATCCGTGCGCGCGGGCGTCTCGATCCGGTGGTCGTCGACGACACCGATGAACTGCGTGCGGTGCTGCCCGACGTGCTTGCCGATGGCGACCTGCTGCTGGTGATGGGCGCGGGCGACATCGGCCATGCCGCACAGCAGCTGGCACTGGAAGGTTTCCCGGAGGCGGCGCGATGA
- a CDS encoding D-alanine--D-alanine ligase, giving the protein MSARPLPAPRLVDPAGFGRVAVLLGGTGSEREVSLESGRNVLEALRARGVDAQPVDGIAALAQALVARRYDRVFNVLHGQHGGGEDGVVQGLMDALGVPYTGSGVLGSALSMDKIRTKQVWLSLGLPTPAYARLARGDDVHAAARTLGLPVIVKPSQEGSSVGVSRVFDDAGLEDAVQLAARYPGELLVERMVVGDELTVGVLDTGDGLRALPSIRIVPKGSWYDYEAKYVSDETQYLCPGLEGDDERRIGELALAAFVAAGCGGWGRVDIMRDRETGNFQLLEVNTAPGMTSHSLVPKAAGQIGIGFEELCWRVLEQTL; this is encoded by the coding sequence ATGAGTGCACGTCCGCTGCCCGCCCCGCGCCTCGTCGATCCCGCCGGCTTCGGCCGCGTCGCCGTGCTGCTCGGCGGCACCGGGTCCGAGCGCGAGGTGTCGCTGGAATCCGGTCGCAACGTGCTCGAAGCACTGCGCGCGCGTGGCGTCGATGCACAGCCGGTCGACGGCATCGCCGCGCTGGCGCAGGCACTGGTGGCACGCCGCTACGACCGCGTGTTCAACGTGCTGCATGGCCAGCACGGTGGCGGCGAGGACGGCGTGGTGCAGGGGCTGATGGATGCGCTCGGCGTGCCGTACACCGGCTCCGGCGTGCTCGGCTCGGCGCTGAGCATGGACAAGATCCGCACCAAGCAGGTCTGGTTGAGCCTCGGTCTGCCGACGCCGGCCTATGCGCGCCTGGCGCGTGGCGACGACGTGCATGCCGCCGCGCGCACGCTGGGCCTGCCGGTGATCGTCAAACCGTCGCAGGAAGGCTCGAGCGTCGGCGTCAGCCGCGTGTTCGACGATGCCGGCCTCGAGGATGCGGTGCAGCTGGCCGCACGCTACCCGGGCGAACTGCTGGTCGAGCGCATGGTGGTCGGCGACGAGCTCACCGTCGGCGTCCTCGACACCGGCGACGGCCTGCGCGCGCTGCCGTCGATCCGCATCGTGCCCAAGGGATCGTGGTACGACTACGAAGCCAAGTACGTGTCCGACGAGACGCAGTACCTGTGTCCGGGCCTCGAGGGCGACGACGAGCGTCGCATCGGCGAACTCGCGCTGGCGGCCTTCGTCGCCGCCGGCTGCGGTGGCTGGGGCCGCGTCGACATCATGCGCGACCGCGAGACCGGCAACTTCCAGCTGCTCGAGGTCAACACCGCGCCGGGGATGACCAGCCACTCGCTGGTGCCCAAGGCCGCCGGCCAGATCGGCATCGGGTTCGAGGAACTGTGCTGGCGCGTGCTGGAGCAGACCCTGTGA
- a CDS encoding cell division protein FtsQ/DivIB: MNAMLRILAWALALALVALPVVAVVQGWIGAERWPLRTLRVIGDLAWVEDAALREAVLPHAQRGFFAVDLTAAQAAVSALPWVEQAEVRKRWPDVLELRVSEHRPFARWGDDRLLSEQGRLFPAAGTTPPDGLPWFDGPEARVPDVVALYNESRALFTAVGDDVERVAVDSRGSWSMRLASGTDVVIGGQQARPRIERFARLLPRLLHERAERLQRADLRYTNGFALTWGEAAPADGTATAAMVADRRPPAAMRASPAPQALHAIARVLSSGAGVPRALFSPFISGSTA; this comes from the coding sequence GTGAACGCCATGCTGCGCATCCTTGCCTGGGCACTGGCGCTGGCACTGGTGGCACTGCCGGTGGTGGCGGTGGTGCAGGGCTGGATCGGCGCCGAGCGCTGGCCGCTGCGCACGCTGCGGGTGATCGGCGACCTCGCCTGGGTCGAGGATGCGGCGCTGCGCGAGGCGGTGCTGCCGCATGCACAGCGCGGCTTCTTCGCCGTCGACCTCACCGCGGCGCAGGCCGCGGTCTCCGCGCTGCCGTGGGTGGAACAGGCCGAGGTGCGCAAGCGCTGGCCGGACGTGCTGGAACTGCGCGTCAGCGAACACCGTCCGTTCGCGCGCTGGGGCGACGACCGCCTGCTGTCCGAGCAGGGACGGTTGTTCCCGGCCGCCGGCACCACCCCGCCCGACGGCCTGCCGTGGTTCGACGGCCCGGAGGCACGCGTGCCCGACGTGGTCGCGCTCTACAACGAGTCGCGCGCGCTGTTCACCGCGGTCGGCGACGACGTCGAGCGCGTGGCGGTTGATTCGCGCGGCAGCTGGTCGATGCGCCTGGCCAGCGGCACCGACGTGGTCATTGGCGGGCAGCAGGCGCGCCCGCGCATCGAACGCTTCGCCCGCCTGCTGCCGCGGCTGCTGCACGAGCGCGCCGAGCGCCTGCAGCGCGCGGATCTGCGCTACACGAATGGCTTTGCGCTGACCTGGGGCGAAGCCGCCCCGGCCGATGGCACGGCCACCGCTGCGATGGTTGCGGACCGCCGTCCGCCTGCAGCCATGCGGGCGTCGCCCGCGCCGCAAGCGCTCCACGCAATCGCCCGCGTCCTGTCTTCCGGCGCCGGCGTTCCGCGCGCCCTGTTTTCCCCCTTCATTTCCGGCAGCACCGCATGA